A genome region from Crossiella equi includes the following:
- a CDS encoding PP2C family protein-serine/threonine phosphatase gives MAHQGQSAWQDRLHALWRTAFSAANTKVFSNELYLGLLSLPGVRGVLGVRLGGDGQVRVVRWADEPGGVRTAPPGLAAEVQQWLADGISPGHAHGQARVTGVPLAELARRAPALAARTAEVGGAGLAVSVFPVPGGEHGLVVLAVAELPTSQAVLGALAQVADVVIAADGRIKDQEALDDRLAVDAMLAEASLRLAGSLDIEETLRSVVRLAVPGVADGAAVHIRRGHRMEHIAAAHVDAHREQLLGEHLRTGRWAGEEVVRANRRSSADDKPRPSGLAEEVGLSLMTITVLRARGRNLGLLSFFHRDGARRPPSREFLRDLAARAALAIDNAQLYDQRRQEVSSLQKHLLPSVLPEVEGLELAAAYNVADHRLDVGGDFYGVVRQPGGLLTALIGDVCGRGAPAAALTGLARHTVETMLEEGGDPAEAVRLLNKKMLRGDVGRFLTLATATFGTPTPAGLPLRSLTAGHPSPLLVRRDGAVAEADCRGALVGVLAELGLEPAEDVLRPGDSVVLYTDGLPEARDGAGVFFGDGDLAPTISGLREEPLTGMVNTLVAGAGRFAVDDDVAVLAIRYRGPRALHTVLPPAQAEEAALAAVRRVRGGHAVLPESLRRHLTALGREGTPEVRVVVDGDEDWTRVEAGTAWALL, from the coding sequence GTGGCGCATCAGGGTCAGTCCGCGTGGCAGGACCGCCTGCACGCGTTGTGGCGCACCGCGTTCAGCGCGGCCAACACCAAGGTCTTCTCGAACGAACTGTACCTGGGGCTGCTGTCCCTGCCCGGGGTGCGCGGGGTGCTGGGCGTGCGGCTCGGCGGTGACGGCCAGGTGCGGGTGGTGCGCTGGGCCGATGAGCCCGGTGGCGTGCGCACCGCGCCGCCCGGGCTGGCCGCCGAGGTCCAGCAGTGGCTCGCCGACGGCATCTCCCCCGGGCACGCGCACGGCCAGGCGCGGGTCACCGGCGTACCGCTGGCCGAGCTGGCCCGCCGGGCACCCGCACTCGCCGCGCGGACCGCCGAGGTCGGCGGCGCGGGCCTGGCCGTGTCGGTCTTCCCGGTACCCGGCGGTGAGCACGGGCTGGTCGTGCTCGCCGTGGCGGAGCTGCCCACCAGTCAGGCGGTGCTGGGCGCGTTGGCGCAGGTCGCGGACGTGGTCATCGCCGCGGACGGCCGCATCAAGGACCAGGAGGCGCTGGACGACCGGCTCGCGGTGGACGCGATGCTGGCCGAGGCATCGTTGCGGCTGGCGGGCTCGCTGGACATCGAGGAGACCCTGCGCTCGGTGGTGCGGCTGGCCGTGCCGGGGGTGGCCGACGGCGCGGCCGTGCACATCCGGCGCGGTCACCGCATGGAGCACATCGCCGCCGCGCACGTGGACGCCCACCGCGAGCAGCTGCTCGGCGAACACCTGCGCACCGGGCGCTGGGCCGGTGAGGAGGTGGTGCGCGCCAACCGGCGCTCCTCCGCCGACGACAAGCCGCGCCCCTCCGGCCTGGCCGAGGAGGTGGGGCTGTCCCTGATGACGATCACCGTGCTGCGGGCCCGGGGACGCAACCTCGGGCTGCTCAGCTTCTTCCACCGCGACGGTGCCCGGCGCCCACCCTCGCGGGAGTTCCTGCGCGACCTCGCCGCCCGTGCCGCGCTGGCCATCGACAACGCCCAGCTCTACGACCAGCGGCGCCAGGAGGTCAGCTCCCTGCAGAAGCACCTGCTGCCCTCGGTGCTGCCCGAGGTCGAGGGGCTGGAGCTGGCCGCGGCGTACAACGTGGCCGACCACCGCCTGGACGTGGGCGGGGACTTCTACGGCGTGGTGCGCCAGCCCGGCGGGCTGCTGACCGCGCTCATCGGCGACGTATGCGGCCGAGGGGCGCCCGCGGCGGCGCTCACCGGCCTCGCCCGGCACACCGTGGAGACGATGCTGGAGGAGGGCGGCGATCCCGCCGAGGCCGTGCGGCTGCTGAACAAGAAGATGCTGCGCGGCGACGTCGGCCGGTTCCTCACCCTGGCCACCGCGACCTTCGGCACGCCGACCCCGGCGGGGCTGCCGCTGCGCTCGCTCACCGCGGGCCACCCCTCGCCGCTGCTGGTGCGGCGGGACGGGGCGGTGGCCGAGGCGGACTGCCGGGGCGCGCTGGTCGGGGTGCTGGCCGAGCTGGGCCTGGAGCCGGCCGAGGACGTGCTGCGCCCCGGGGACTCGGTGGTGCTCTACACCGACGGTCTGCCCGAGGCCCGGGACGGCGCGGGGGTGTTCTTCGGGGACGGCGACCTGGCGCCCACGATCAGCGGCCTGCGCGAGGAGCCGCTGACCGGGATGGTGAACACGCTGGTCGCGGGCGCGGGCCGGTTCGCGGTGGACGACGACGTGGCGGTGCTGGCGATCCGCTACCGGGGCCCGCGCGCCCTGCACACCGTGCTGCCCCCGGCACAGGCCGAGGAGGCGGCGCTGGCGGCGGTGCGCCGGGTGCGCGGCGGGCACGCGGTGCTGCCGGAGTCCCTGCGCCGCCACCTCACCGCGCTCGGGCGCGAGGGCACGCCGGAGGTGCGCGTCGTGGTGGACGGGGACGAGGACTGGACACGCGTGGAAGCGGGTACGGCATGGGCGCTCCTGTGA
- a CDS encoding response regulator, protein MGAPVSDAELLLVVEDSEEDREAIKRALSRSHPELALEFLADGDAVRGRLLDPARPRPSLVLLDLNMPGVDGYRVLADLRAAPELDPLVVVVFTSSTTSADVDRCYAGGADSYVYKPVNFALFRTVLQGTIDYWRTNGYARSAGPGPAGG, encoded by the coding sequence ATGGGCGCTCCTGTGAGCGACGCGGAGCTGCTCCTGGTCGTCGAGGACAGCGAGGAGGACCGGGAGGCCATCAAACGGGCCCTGTCCCGCTCGCACCCGGAGCTGGCCCTGGAGTTCCTCGCCGACGGCGACGCGGTGCGGGGCAGGCTCCTCGACCCCGCGCGGCCACGCCCGTCCCTGGTGCTGCTGGACCTGAACATGCCCGGGGTGGACGGCTACCGCGTGCTGGCCGACCTGCGCGCCGCCCCCGAACTGGACCCGCTGGTCGTGGTCGTGTTCACCTCCTCCACCACCTCGGCGGACGTGGACCGCTGCTACGCGGGCGGCGCGGACAGCTACGTGTACAAACCGGTCAACTTCGCCCTGTTCCGCACCGTCCTCCAGGGCACGATCGACTACTGGCGCACCAACGGCTACGCCCGGAGCGCCGGGCCGGGACCGGCTGGCGGCTGA
- a CDS encoding catalase gives MADLPTTTTDAGIPVESDEHSLTIGPAGPIALQDHYLIEQMAQFNRERIPERQPHAKGSGAFGRFEVTADVSRFTRAAVFQPGTTTEVLARFSTVAGERGSPDTWRDPRGFALKFYTSEGVYDMVGNNTPVFFVKDPMKFQHFIRSQKRRADNNLRDHDMQWDFWTLSPESAHQVTWLMGDRGIPRTWRHMNGYSSHTYMWVNAGGERFWVKYHFKTDQGVEFFTQDEGDQLASADTDYHTRDLFESIERGEHPSWTLFVQVMPFDEASGYRFNPFDLTKVWPHGDYPLTEVGKLTLDHNPTDHHTEIEQAAFEPNNLVPGIGASPDRMLLGRLFAYADAHRYRIGANYKQLPVNASTSPVHSYSKDGAMRYTKVADPVYAPNSKGGPRADAERYGPTAGWAADGELVRTAYLAHAEDDDWGQARTMVREVLDGEARTRLVDNIVGHLLNGVSEPVLLRAFQYWRNVDEEIGKRVEEGVRAKQDERDPKAAQQANPARGKHAAKSVTT, from the coding sequence ATGGCTGACCTTCCCACCACAACCACCGACGCCGGGATCCCGGTCGAGAGCGACGAGCACTCGCTCACGATCGGACCGGCGGGCCCGATCGCGTTGCAAGACCATTACCTCATCGAGCAGATGGCGCAGTTCAACCGGGAACGCATCCCCGAGCGCCAGCCCCACGCCAAGGGCAGCGGGGCGTTCGGCAGGTTCGAGGTGACCGCGGACGTCTCGCGCTTCACCAGGGCGGCGGTGTTCCAGCCGGGGACCACCACCGAGGTGCTGGCGCGGTTCTCGACCGTGGCCGGGGAGCGGGGCAGTCCCGACACCTGGCGCGACCCCCGCGGGTTCGCGCTGAAGTTCTACACCTCCGAAGGCGTGTACGACATGGTCGGAAACAACACGCCGGTCTTCTTCGTCAAGGACCCGATGAAGTTCCAGCACTTCATCCGGTCGCAGAAGCGGCGCGCGGACAACAACCTGCGCGACCACGACATGCAGTGGGACTTCTGGACGCTGTCACCGGAGTCCGCGCACCAGGTCACCTGGCTGATGGGCGACCGGGGGATACCCCGCACGTGGCGGCACATGAACGGCTACAGCTCGCACACGTACATGTGGGTCAACGCGGGTGGCGAGCGCTTCTGGGTGAAGTACCACTTCAAGACCGACCAGGGCGTGGAGTTCTTCACCCAGGACGAGGGCGACCAGCTCGCCTCGGCGGACACCGACTACCACACGCGGGACCTGTTCGAGTCGATCGAGCGGGGCGAGCACCCGAGCTGGACCCTGTTCGTCCAGGTGATGCCCTTCGACGAGGCCAGCGGCTACCGGTTCAACCCGTTCGACCTGACGAAGGTCTGGCCGCACGGGGACTACCCGTTGACCGAGGTCGGCAAGCTGACCCTGGACCACAACCCCACCGACCACCACACCGAGATCGAGCAGGCGGCGTTCGAGCCGAACAACCTGGTGCCGGGCATCGGCGCGAGCCCGGACCGCATGCTGCTGGGCAGGCTGTTCGCCTATGCCGACGCCCACCGCTACCGCATCGGCGCGAACTACAAGCAGCTGCCCGTCAACGCCTCGACCTCGCCCGTGCACAGCTACAGCAAGGACGGGGCGATGCGCTACACCAAGGTCGCCGACCCGGTGTACGCGCCGAACTCCAAGGGCGGGCCGCGTGCCGACGCCGAGCGCTACGGCCCGACCGCGGGCTGGGCCGCGGACGGCGAGCTGGTGCGCACGGCCTACCTCGCCCACGCCGAGGACGACGACTGGGGACAGGCCCGCACCATGGTTCGGGAGGTCCTCGACGGGGAAGCCCGGACACGGCTGGTCGACAACATCGTGGGGCACTTGCTCAACGGTGTGTCGGAACCCGTTCTGCTACGCGCGTTCCAGTACTGGCGCAACGTGGACGAGGAGATCGGCAAGCGGGTCGAGGAGGGCGTTCGGGCCAAGCAGGACGAGCGGGATCCCAAGGCGGCCCAGCAGGCCAACCCAGCCCGGGGAAAGCATGCAGCGAAAAGCGTGACCACGTGA
- a CDS encoding CsbD family protein — MIAGTGKLTGTGKEVMGADDKLEAKGDQLKGKVKEGVGDVTGDDKLEAEGQGDQVKGHVKEAAEKVKDIFKK; from the coding sequence GTGATCGCAGGTACCGGGAAGCTCACAGGTACCGGAAAGGAAGTCATGGGCGCGGACGACAAGCTCGAAGCCAAGGGCGACCAGCTCAAGGGCAAGGTCAAGGAGGGCGTCGGTGACGTCACCGGCGACGACAAGCTGGAGGCCGAAGGCCAGGGCGACCAGGTGAAGGGCCACGTGAAGGAAGCCGCCGAGAAGGTCAAGGACATCTTCAAGAAGTGA